The nucleotide sequence CGCCTCGGTCAGCCGGAACTCGCCGTCCAGCAGGCCGCGGGATTGGAGGGAGGCGCGCACCGCTTCGAACCTACGCGGCTTCGGTGGCATGGTCAGCCGCGGCCTCAGCCATGTTCGCGCGCACCAGCGCTTCGGCGAGCGGCGGGCAGACAGAATTCCCGCACTTGGCGACCTGCGCCGTCTTGGTGATCGGGGTCCCGTCGACGTCGCGGTCAATGATGTAATCCGGAGGGAAGCCCTGCGCGTTGAACAACTCGCGCGGAGTGAGCATTCGCATGCCGATGTCGACAATGACATATTCCTCGCCCTCGATCGTGACGGTGACGAGGCCGAAGCGGTCCTTCGTGGTGACGCTGTGCAGCGGTTCCTCGAAGCGCGGGTCCTGGTCGGTGCCGTAGTATTTCAGGAGGAACGCGCGGACTTCGCCCATGTGCGTGCCGCCGGCGCTGACAGTGTGGAGCGGTTCCTCGACGCTCTGGCCGTCGCGACAAGTGCCGCGCAGCTTTACGAGGTTGCTGGTGACGAGGCGCTGTGTGCAGCCCTTGGCGACGATGGTCGAGAGCGGCGCGTCCGCAGCTCGGCCGGGAAGCGGTTTGTCACCCTCGGGGCTGCCGTTGGCCTGCTCGATGTGGGCGCAGATGACTGCGTGACGCGGTGCTCCAGCCATTACGGTGTGCAGCGGCTCACGGGGATCGACGCCTTTCCCGTTCTCCGCGAATTTTTGGAGAAGAGCGGCGACGGCGACGTTGTGATCCTTCTTCGACGCCGTGACGGTGTGCAGAGGATCTTCGACGGAGCGGTTGGCACCACCCTGCTGGGCGTAGCTGGCAAAGGGTGCGAGCACTGCATCCACCCGCCCAAGCGGCGCGCTGCCGCCCGGGCGCTTCACGTAGCTGTTCGCCGTCACGGTATGCAGCGGCTCGCCGATGTCATGGCCGGTGGCGCCGGAGCGGAACTTGGTGATGTGCGGCGTCACGAGACAGGCGTCCGCCTTGGTCGTCGTGGTCGGATACGGTTGATCCATTCCGACGGGACCGCTTTGCCCTCTCCGCCCGCCGCAGCCGACGATCACTGCCGGCACCACGAACGGCCTTGGATTGTTCACCACGAACTTCATGATGCCGTGCGCGATGCGGCGCAGGGTCTTCTCGGCCAGCGGCTTCTTGCGTTCGAAGATCGACGGGCAGGGAATCGACCAGTCGATGATCTCGGCAGCGGTGCGCCATGGCTTGCGCTTGCCGCTGCGGACCTCGGCACTGTCGGGTGCGCCGTGCGTCGGCTCGGGCCAGACGATCGGCTGCCCGTCGCAGCGGGCGATCATGAAGAACCGCTTGCGAATCGTCGGCGCGCCGTAGTCGCAGGCCCGCAGCTCGCGGAACTGCAGCTTGTACCCAGCCTTGCGCAGCTCGCGGCACCACTTGTCGAACGTCTCGCCCTTGCGCTCGGGAATCGGCTTGCCCTCGGCGCAGAGTGGGCCCCAGGTGCGGAATTCCTCGACGTTCTCGAGCAGGATAAGCTGCGGCTTCACGCGCTGGGCCCAGAGCACCACCACCCAGGCGAGGTCGCGAATCGACTTCTCGCGCGGCTTGCCGCCCTTGGCCTTGGAGAAGTGCTTGCAGTCGGGCGAGAACCACGCGAGGTCGACGTCCCGCCCCTTCACCACGTCGCGCGGATCGACCTGCCAGATATTGTTGCGAATGTGGACGGTGCCGGGGTGATTGGCCTCGTGCATCCGAATCGCCTGCTCATCGTGGTTGATGGCGATATCGACCGCGCGGCCGAGCGCCGCCTCGATGCCGGTGCTGGCGCCTCCGCCGCCTGCGAAGTTGTCGATTATCAAACCCGGCCCGTTCGGGACTATTCCGGGAATCCCGTCGCCTGTTCCTGCCGTGTTCCGCCGCCCGCTGCCACGAACGCCGGTTT is from Croceibacterium aestuarii and encodes:
- a CDS encoding DNA cytosine methyltransferase produces the protein MIIDNFAGGGGASTGIEAALGRAVDIAINHDEQAIRMHEANHPGTVHIRNNIWQVDPRDVVKGRDVDLAWFSPDCKHFSKAKGGKPREKSIRDLAWVVVLWAQRVKPQLILLENVEEFRTWGPLCAEGKPIPERKGETFDKWCRELRKAGYKLQFRELRACDYGAPTIRKRFFMIARCDGQPIVWPEPTHGAPDSAEVRSGKRKPWRTAAEIIDWSIPCPSIFERKKPLAEKTLRRIAHGIMKFVVNNPRPFVVPAVIVGCGGRRGQSGPVGMDQPYPTTTTKADACLVTPHITKFRSGATGHDIGEPLHTVTANSYVKRPGGSAPLGRVDAVLAPFASYAQQGGANRSVEDPLHTVTASKKDHNVAVAALLQKFAENGKGVDPREPLHTVMAGAPRHAVICAHIEQANGSPEGDKPLPGRAADAPLSTIVAKGCTQRLVTSNLVKLRGTCRDGQSVEEPLHTVSAGGTHMGEVRAFLLKYYGTDQDPRFEEPLHSVTTKDRFGLVTVTIEGEEYVIVDIGMRMLTPRELFNAQGFPPDYIIDRDVDGTPITKTAQVAKCGNSVCPPLAEALVRANMAEAAADHATEAA